A stretch of DNA from Candidatus Eisenbacteria bacterium:
TGGGCTAGTTCCTGAAGTCCACCTTGGGCGCGGTCGCGGCCTCGGGGGCAGCCTCGAAGGACGTGGCAAGCTTGAAACCCGTCGCGCTCGCCACCAGGTTCGCGGGGAACGCCCTCACCATGATGTTGTAGTCCCGGACCGTCTCGTTGTATCTCCTCCGCTCGACGCTGATGCGATTCTCCGTGCCGGCGAGCTCGTCCTGCAGCCGCAGGAAGCTCTCGTTCGCTTTGAGATTCGGGTAGTTCTCCACGACGACGAGGAGCCTGCTCAATGCGGATGTGAGCTGGTTGTTCGCCTCGATCTGCTGCGGAATCGACCCCCCGCCCGCCACTCTGGACCGGGCCTCGGTCACCCTGACGAGGACATCCTGCTCGTGGATCTGGTACCCGCGCACTGTTTCCACCAGGTTGGGAATGAGGTCGAGCCTTCGCTGCAGGACCGTCTCGACCTGCGCCCACGAGGCCTTGACCGACTCGTCCATCCGCACGAGCCCGTTGTAGGTTCGCTGCACATACCCGGCAAGACTCAGAACGACGATCACCACGACGGCCAGAACCGCGAGACCGACTACTGTTCCACGCTTCATGACACCCCCTTATACGCCCATGCCCTCGGCTACCACCGAGAGTTGCCCAAACAGGCCCAGCGTTCGAAAGTACAGATCCTGCGCCGCGTCCGCGTTCGGTCGCGCCGTGCCCGCCCTGAGCGCCCGCAGGCTCTCGAGAATCTCCGTATCGATTCCGATCGTTGCGGCGCTCGCCTGGCGCAGCAACGCGATCGCGCCCTTCCAGCTTCCACCCCTCGCGAAGACGAGTCCCCTCAAGATCGCCTCGATGGCCGGCGTGACTCCGGCGAGATAGGAACAGAGCGCCCGGCAATTCCCGTGGCTCTCGAGGTAACCGCGCTGCAGCAGAAGGGTTTTGACTTTGACCTCTCGTTCCACTTGAAGGCGAACATCCGACGCGCGAACCGCGAGAGACCCGACCGGATCCTCACCCCTGAGGACTTTGTATCCGGCCATCATCCCGAGGATCTCGAGCGGATAGGAATCCGTGGATGACGGCAGGAACTTCTCATCGACGAGGATCGGAGTCGAGATCCCTCTTGCCGACCAGCTCTTCGCCTTCTTCTGCATGGCGGACAGCAGCGATCGAGAGACCGACCCCACCACGATCAGGAAGTTGAGATCGCTCTTCCGCGGCACGTAGTCGCCCGTCGCCGCGCTTCCGTAGAGGACGATCGCGCGGAGATCCTCCCCGGCCGCCGCGCTCACATCCTCGCAGAAGGCATCGATGCTCTTCTCGATATCCCTGGCCATATTCTCCCCCGTCAATAGCCGCGGGATGCCCCGCCGCCACCGCTCATTCCACCCCCAAAACCGCCAAATCCACCGCCTCCACCGCCAAAACCACCCCCTAGTCCTCCAAATCCTCCATGCCCCCACGGCCCGACCCCGCCCCATCCACGCCCTCTTCTGCCTCCGGCTCTCTTCATCCGCATGATCGTGACGAGAAGCATCAGGATCAGAATCAGGGCCGGGAACGGGAGCGTGACGGGCGGCGCCCCGCGGCGGGATGACCGCGGCGATCGGCCGCTCCACGGAGCGATGCTCGTGTCCGCGCCGCTCTCCCTCAAGGCGAGGACTGCGATCTCGCGGAGTGCGGCCGCGTACGCCTCGGCCCTCCGGTCCTCCTTCAAAAGCGGGATGGCGCGCCGATCGAGGATCTCGCCGGCTCGGCCGTCGGGGATGATCCCCTCCAGACCGTAGCCGACCTCGATCTTGATCCGCCTCTCCCCCACCGCGTCGAGAAGGAGGGCGCCTTCGTTCCTTCCCTTCTTCCCGATCCCCCATTCCTCATAGAGGAGGGTCGAGGCTTCCTCGATCGACATCTCGCCGATCGTTGGGAGCGTCACCAGGGCGATCTCGACTCCGCTTCGCTCCTCGACGGCGGCGAGATAGGCTTCGAGGCTCTCCCGCTCCTTCTGGCCGAGCACTCCCGCGAAGTCGTTCACGTGCCCGATCGGTTCCGGGAATCGACCCTTCGCGGCGGCATCGCTCGCGCGGGACTGTTGCGGCAGGAGCGCCAGGGTGCCGGCGATCGAGACGGCCAGAACTACCGCCGCGAGCGCGGGGAGCGGGGGGGGCGCGGGGGGCGCCGCGACAGCCGTGAGCACCGGGAAGGGCTCACGGAAGCAACGCCTGCGGGTTGGGCGTC
This window harbors:
- a CDS encoding TPM domain-containing protein codes for the protein PPTRGTNSRGARGGDPQRDALGRDPSRSRAGGSGDRDPPRPGPACLGRREEVVAIRPRRPTRRRCFREPFPVLTAVAAPPAPPPLPALAAVVLAVSIAGTLALLPQQSRASDAAAKGRFPEPIGHVNDFAGVLGQKERESLEAYLAAVEERSGVEIALVTLPTIGEMSIEEASTLLYEEWGIGKKGRNEGALLLDAVGERRIKIEVGYGLEGIIPDGRAGEILDRRAIPLLKEDRRAEAYAAALREIAVLALRESGADTSIAPWSGRSPRSSRRGAPPVTLPFPALILILMLLVTIMRMKRAGGRRGRGWGGVGPWGHGGFGGLGGGFGGGGGGFGGFGGGMSGGGGASRGY
- a CDS encoding LemA family protein, which codes for MKRGTVVGLAVLAVVVIVVLSLAGYVQRTYNGLVRMDESVKASWAQVETVLQRRLDLIPNLVETVRGYQIHEQDVLVRVTEARSRVAGGGSIPQQIEANNQLTSALSRLLVVVENYPNLKANESFLRLQDELAGTENRISVERRRYNETVRDYNIMVRAFPANLVASATGFKLATSFEAAPEAATAPKVDFRN